In one Podarcis muralis chromosome 7, rPodMur119.hap1.1, whole genome shotgun sequence genomic region, the following are encoded:
- the LOC144328347 gene encoding uncharacterized protein LOC144328347, which produces METIILLTALRPCMDPLLRSQPLQKTIRKVFQLPSLQVTKVKAGSSVPATQSQDCYQETIYIWLNMLTSLLSEAPSLETLQEILVVRERPRCQSRGKQQLPCRRTDPLEMIARGASVANSLVVGADGQVGLCSASNACARHTRYVLC; this is translated from the exons ATGGAAACCATCATTCTTTTGAC TGCCTTGAGACCATGCATGGACCCCCTGCTCCGGTCTCAGCCGCTACAGAAAACCATCAGGAAGGTCTTCCAATTGCCATCATTGCAGGTTACGAAGGTCAAAGCCGGGAGCTCCGTGCCAGCAACACAGAGCCAG GACTGTTATCAAGAGACCATCTACATCTGGCTCAACATGCTCACCAGCTTGCTGTCGGAGGCCCCCTCTCTGGAGACACTGCAGGAGATATTAGTGGTAAGGGAGCGCCCAAGGTGTCAGagcagggggaagcagcagctccCATGCCGGAGGACAGACCCTCTTGAAATGATTGCACGGGGGGCATCTGTGGCCAACTCGCTGGTTGTGGGTGCTGATGGTCAAGTGGGCCTCTGTTCTGCTAGCAATGCTTGTGCAAGGCACACAAGATATGTCCTCTGCTGA
- the LOC144328293 gene encoding uncharacterized protein LOC144328293 translates to MEAATLTTKALVQSNVGYVTFPHKEELTFCIIEVIKEEPLASLTIVHQAMETIILMTALRPRMDPLLRSQPLQKTIRKVFQLPSLQVTKVKAGSSVPATEPGLLSRDHLHLAQHAHQVAVGGPLSGDAAGDISGKGAPKVSEQGEAAAPMPEDRPS, encoded by the exons ATGGAGGCAGCAACTCTAACAACCAAGGCGCTTGTGCAATCGAATGTGGGATATGTCACCTTCCCCCACAAAGAGGAGCTCACCTTCTGCATCATA GAGGTTATCAAAGAGGAACCGCTGGCATCGCTCACCATCGTACATCAAGCGATGGAAACCATCATTCTTATGAC TGCCTTGAGACCACGCATGGACCCCCTGCTCCGGTCTCAGCCACTACAGAAAACCATCAGGAAGGTCTTCCAATTGCCATCATTGCAGGTTACGAAGGTCAAAGCCGGGAGCTCCGTGCCAGCAACAGAGCCAG GACTGCTTTCAAGAGACCATCTACATCTGGCTCAACATGCTCACCAGGTTGCTGTCGGAGGCCCCCTCTCTGGAGATGCTGCAGGAGATATTAGTGGTAAGGGAGCCCCCAAGGTGTCAGagcagggggaagcagcagctccCATGCCGGAGGACAGACCCTCTTGA
- the LOC114590187 gene encoding uncharacterized protein LOC114590187 isoform X2, protein METIICMTALRTCMDPLLRSQPLQKTIRKVFQLPSLQVTKVKAGSSVPATQSQDCYQETIYIWLNMLTSLLSEAPSLEMLQEILVVREPPRCQSRGKQQLPCRRTDPLEMIARGASVANSLVVGADGQVGLCSASNACARHTRYVLC, encoded by the exons ATGGAAACCATCATTTGCATGAC TGCCTTGAGAACATGCATGGACCCCCTGCTCCGGTCTCAGCCGCTACAGAAAACCATCAGGAAGGTCTTCCAATTGCCATCATTGCAGGTTACGAAGGTCAAAGCCGGGAGCTCCGTGCCAGCAACACAGAGCCAG GACTGTTATCAAGAGACCATCTACATCTGGCTCAACATGCTCACCAGCTTGCTGTCGGAGGCCCCCTCTCTGGAGATGCTGCAGGAGATATTAGTGGTAAGGGAGCCCCCAAGGTGTCAGagcagggggaagcagcagctccCATGCCGGAGGACAGACCCTCTTGAAATGATTGCACGGGGGGCATCTGTGGCCAACTCGCTGGTTGTGGGTGCTGATGGTCAAGTGGGCCTCTGTTCTGCTAGCAATGCTTGTGCAAGGCACACAAGATATGTCCTCTGCTGA
- the LOC114590187 gene encoding uncharacterized protein LOC114590187 isoform X1 yields the protein MKATTRNNQGACAIECGICHLPPQRGAHLLHHRGYQRGTAGIAHHRTSSDGNHHLHDCLENMHGPPAPVSAATENHQEGLPIAIIAGYEGQSRELRASNTEPGLLSRDHLHLAQHAHQLAVGGPLSGDAAGDISGKGAPKVSEQGEAAAPMPEDRPS from the exons ATGAAGGCAACAACTCGTAACAACCAAGGCGCTTGTGCAATCGAATGTGGGATATGTCACCTTCCCCCACAAAGAGGAGCTCACCTTCTGCATCATA GAGGTTATCAAAGAGGAACCGCTGGCATCGCTCACCATCGTACATCAAGCGATGGAAACCATCATTTGCATGAC TGCCTTGAGAACATGCATGGACCCCCTGCTCCGGTCTCAGCCGCTACAGAAAACCATCAGGAAGGTCTTCCAATTGCCATCATTGCAGGTTACGAAGGTCAAAGCCGGGAGCTCCGTGCCAGCAACACAGAGCCAG GACTGTTATCAAGAGACCATCTACATCTGGCTCAACATGCTCACCAGCTTGCTGTCGGAGGCCCCCTCTCTGGAGATGCTGCAGGAGATATTAGTGGTAAGGGAGCCCCCAAGGTGTCAGagcagggggaagcagcagctccCATGCCGGAGGACAGACCCTCTTGA